GAGCGAGGACGTAAAAGTTCGTTTTGAGGCTCAAGGCTGGGATGTGGCTCGTATAGATGGGCACGACTATGATCAGATTGAATTTGCACTTGAACAAGCTAAGGAAAGAGAAAAGCCTTATCTAATCATTGCAAATACACGTATAGCAAAGGGTGCCGGTGAGCTTGAGGGAAGCCATCATAGTCATGGTGCTCCGCTTGGAGAAGAGATTATAAGAGCCGCTAAAGAGGCTGCGGGGTTTGATCCTGACTTAAAATTTACTATCGATGAAGATGTGTTGTTGCGTTTTAGAGCGGCTATTGAGAAAGGCGATTTGGCTGAGGCTTTATGGAATAAACAGGTTGAAAATTTAAGCAATGAGGGCAAAAGGCTTTTAAATTCACTTCTTAATCCTGAAATATCAAAGATAAATTTTCCTGATTTTGCAGGCAAAAAAGTAGCAACACGCGATAGTAACGGCGCGATAATAAATGAAATCGCAAAGACTCTTCCTGGATTTATGGGTGGTTCAGCAGATCTTGCTCCATCAAACAAAACTGAGTTAAAAGGTATGGGTGACTTCCCGAACGGACGCAATATACACTTTGGAATAAGAGAACATGCGATGGCCGCGATAAATAATGCATTTGCTAGATACGGTCTGTTTTTGCCTTTTTCGGCGACATTTTTTATCTTTAGCGATTATTTAAAGCCAAGTGCAAGAATTGCCGCTTTAATGGGCGTAAAGCACTTCTTTATCCTTACTCACGACAGCATCGGAGTAGGAGAAGATGGTCCTACTCATCAGCCTATAGAGCAGCTTAGCACTCTTCGTGCGATGCCAAATTTTTATACTTTCCGTCCGGCAGACGGAAACGAGAACGTAGAATGTTGGAAAGTAGCTTTAAATTTAAATGCTCCATCGGCTTTTGTGCTATCTCGCCAAGGGCTCGAGCCTCTTAAGAGTGGTGAGTTTGGAAGTGTAGAAAAAGGAGCTTATCTTTTAAAATCTACACCAGATGCGAAAATAACTCTTGTTGCAAGCGGAAGCGAAGTAAGTTTATGCGTAAAAACGGCAGACACTCTAAACGCTCTTGGTATAGGCGTAAATGTAGTTTCGGCACCATGCTTTGATCTGCTTTGCGAACAGCCAAAAGATTATGTAGATAAAATTTTAGATCCAACCACAAATATAGTAGCTGTAGAGGCTGCAAGTGCGCTAGAGTGGTATAAATTTGCAGATATTGTTTATGGAATGAAGAGTTTTGGTGAGAGCGGCAAAGCGGATGATCTGTTTGATTATTTTGGATTTAGCCCTGAAAAACTGGTCAAATTTATCAAAGATTTAGTTAAATAATGGATTTTTTGCAGGTTATTGTTCTTGCTCTTGTTCAAGGCATAAGCGAATTTTTGCCTATATCAAGCTCGGCACATTTGGTGCTTGTACCAAAGTTGCTTGGTTGGCAAGATCAAGGCTTAGCCTTTGATGTGGCGGTTCATGTCGGAACACTAACCGCAATCTTATTTTATTTTAAAGATAGTCTAAAAAAGCTTTTATCTGATTTTTTTGCTTCAATAATGCAGAGAAAAAAAGTTGGCGACAGCACTCTTGTGTGGTCTGTCGGCTTTGCAACATTGCCGGTAGGGCTATGCGGTCTAGCTCTTAATGATATTATTGAACAATATGTCAGAAGTGGCATTATTATCGCTATTACCACTATTTTATTTGCCGTGGTATTGTTTATCGCAGATAAAAATCACGGATTAAAAAGTGAATATGATATGACAATCAAGCTTGCGCTTATCATAGGCTTGGCTCAAGCCATAGCTTTAATCCCTGGTGTTTCCCGATCGGGAATTACTATGAGTGCGGCTTTGCTTTTGGGATTTAGTAGAACCGCTAGTGCAAATTTCTCTTTTTTAATGTCCATTCCTGTTATTTTGCTTGCAGGATTGCTTGAAACCGTAAAGCTTGCAAACTCTCCTTGGCATATCTCTTGGAGTGATTTAATATTGGGGGCTGCAATCAGTGGAGTTAGCGCCTATATATGCGTGAGACTTTTTATGGCTTTGATATCAAAGATGAGCATGCTACCTTTTGTGATGTACCGTCTTATATTGGGCGTATTTTTAATAGTAGTTTTTATATAACTTTGCGGCATAATAACTGCCACAAAGTTATTTTTGTAGTTTTTCTTTAAGCATCTCGTCAAATAGACTAAACAGAATTTGAGAAGACTCTTCGGCCTTTTTGAAATTTTCTATAATTTGAGAGATTGTAATCTTATTCTCGCTCATTGCAACTAAAGAGTTGTTTATCTGTTTATGGACATTGGCGTGAGGCTCGTGGAGCTTTTTAAATGATGTGGTTTGACCGAAAATTTCTTTACCGGCGTTATCGCACCATTTGCCTAGTCTGCAATTAAAATGATCTGTCATTGCCGACCAATCGGCCTTAAGAATGTGGTCGTATCCATTAAATTTAAAAATTATATGATCTGTTTTTGCTAAAGTTATGAAAATTTCATAGTATAGCTGCTCTGTCTCGCCTTGAAATTTTATCAGTTCGCTATGAAGCTCATCAAATAAATTTTTAAAACTATATATGCTTTCGTTTGAATTTAAAGATATTTTTTCTATCTCTTCACTTTGGGCAAACATGTCGCTCGCATTTTGTTTGAGCAAATTTACGTTCATTTCGACTTCAGCTGTTGCTTTTTGTGTTCTTTCGGCTAGTTTTCTTACTTCATCCGCAACTACGGCAAATCCTCTTCCATGCTCCCCTGCTCTTGCGGCTTCTATGGCAGCATTAAGGGCGAGTAGATTAGTTTGATCGGATATATCTTTAATCAAATTTATAACACTTGTTATTTCGTCTACGCTTTTATGCAGTCCTTCTGCTGTCTCACGAGATTTATTTGAAGACTCTGTGATATGCGAAATTGAGTTAATTATTCCGTTTGATTCGGCTTGCAGCCTATCTATTGTTCTTGCATTTTTTATACTACTTTCAGATAGATCTTTAATCCTTGTTATCTCTTGGATATTTTTTTGCACTGCCGCTATACCTACTTTTGCGCCATCGATAATACTTCTAGCCATAATATTGTCTTCATTATTTTCTTGGCTTGGCGATTTGTTTACTACTGAAATTTCATCTCGCAATCTTGAGTTCTCTTCAGTAAGACTTTGATTTTCTTGTTGAAGCTTTTTAATTTGCTCCTTTAACACCTCTATTTCTTGTGTGTTTTTGTTTCCAAAAAACATAATTGCACCTTTCTATACGCAATAATGACTTTCGGTCTTGATTATTGTGTGGATTTATTTTTATTAATTTTATTAAATTTACTCTTATAAAATATTAAATAAAGCTAAATAAAAAATGAAAATATGATATAAATTTTATTTTGTATTAATAAAGTGGCAGACAGGATGGGATTTGAATAGTAATTAGTAAGTATGTATTTATAGACATTTGAATTATTTCAAAAAATAAGTGATACAGAAAGTGATACATTTTAGAATCTATATAATAAGGTGTAGTTTTATATAAACTATTGCATATTTTTTGCTTTTAGATTTCATAAAAACAACTAAGTAATTGTAAAATAATCTAGCCATATGAATCAACAGCAAAATAAAAATTGAAATTGCCTTGAATGAATATTTGAATTATTTATAATATTATTGAAATCTAAAAACGATTATATGCTAACTAAGATGTGTGTTGTAGTTATTGCTTAGAAATAATTATATTTTATATTATTATGTTACAAAAAGGGTTTTAGGGGTTTACCCCTAACGAGTGATATTTTGTC
This Campylobacter sp. RM16192 DNA region includes the following protein-coding sequences:
- the tkt gene encoding transketolase, coding for MLKKQADTIRFLCADMVQKANSGHPGAPMGLADVMVVLMKFLNHNPKNPNWLNRDRLVFSGGHASSLVYSFLHLSGYDLSLDELKKFRQLGSLTPGHPEIHTKGVEVATGPLGQGVANAVGFAMAAKYAANLLNEPNNEVINHKIYCLCGDGDLQEGISYEACAIAGNLSLNNLVLIYDSNNITIEGDTSIAWSEDVKVRFEAQGWDVARIDGHDYDQIEFALEQAKEREKPYLIIANTRIAKGAGELEGSHHSHGAPLGEEIIRAAKEAAGFDPDLKFTIDEDVLLRFRAAIEKGDLAEALWNKQVENLSNEGKRLLNSLLNPEISKINFPDFAGKKVATRDSNGAIINEIAKTLPGFMGGSADLAPSNKTELKGMGDFPNGRNIHFGIREHAMAAINNAFARYGLFLPFSATFFIFSDYLKPSARIAALMGVKHFFILTHDSIGVGEDGPTHQPIEQLSTLRAMPNFYTFRPADGNENVECWKVALNLNAPSAFVLSRQGLEPLKSGEFGSVEKGAYLLKSTPDAKITLVASGSEVSLCVKTADTLNALGIGVNVVSAPCFDLLCEQPKDYVDKILDPTTNIVAVEAASALEWYKFADIVYGMKSFGESGKADDLFDYFGFSPEKLVKFIKDLVK
- a CDS encoding CZB domain-containing protein, which produces MNVNLLKQNASDMFAQSEEIEKISLNSNESIYSFKNLFDELHSELIKFQGETEQLYYEIFITLAKTDHIIFKFNGYDHILKADWSAMTDHFNCRLGKWCDNAGKEIFGQTTSFKKLHEPHANVHKQINNSLVAMSENKITISQIIENFKKAEESSQILFSLFDEMLKEKLQK
- a CDS encoding undecaprenyl-diphosphate phosphatase — translated: MDFLQVIVLALVQGISEFLPISSSAHLVLVPKLLGWQDQGLAFDVAVHVGTLTAILFYFKDSLKKLLSDFFASIMQRKKVGDSTLVWSVGFATLPVGLCGLALNDIIEQYVRSGIIIAITTILFAVVLFIADKNHGLKSEYDMTIKLALIIGLAQAIALIPGVSRSGITMSAALLLGFSRTASANFSFLMSIPVILLAGLLETVKLANSPWHISWSDLILGAAISGVSAYICVRLFMALISKMSMLPFVMYRLILGVFLIVVFI